The window AATTTTAAAGTTCCATTTCATTGCCATAATTGTATTTATGGTAGTGACTTCATGAATATTTTTTGAAAACCATATCCATAGATTTACCGAATTTCTTAATTTTTTATATCTATCCATTATTTCATTTTTACAAATTTTTAGTTTTTTATTTTCTTTAATTAATTCATCAACAACTACATTTAATTTTTCGATTGCATTTAAATTCATCATAAATCCAGAAAAATCTTCCACAAAATCCATATATTTTAAATCAATGTAAACTTGGTATAAATCACCTTCAATAATTTCAATATTTTCTTCTAAAGTCGATTTGAAAAAGGAAATAAACTGCGAACCTTCATAATCGCTTTTGAGATCATGACTACCGCGAAACTGAGTTTCAGCCATAAACCAAATTTCAGCCATAGATAATATTTTTAAATGCACTTTTTTTAAATACTCAGACTTCTTTTTAGTTGAGACCATTATTTTTGACATAGAGTAAGTCAGTAAAACACCAATAATTATTCCTATGACTCCAATTAATGCTCCAATTATCGTTGAATCCATATTTTCTCCTTTTTGTGGAAAATCGTTCTGTTAATATTCACTCTAGTAAATTTCATGCTAAAGCTTGAAGTGGATATTAGGTATAATTATTTAGTTCCCCATAATTTTTGATCTATTAATGATGTCAACTTTGGAATTCTATTATAATAATCGGTATACAGTTTATCATAAAGGAAATAGCCATTATCTATTTTTTCCTTAAGAAGATTCAAATTATCAATTCCAAAAACAGTAAGAACACTCTTCGATTTATCTTTATAAATAAGGTTAATAAGGAATGTTAGTTTGCATTCACCTAAATACACAGTAAAACGTGGGAAATATTGATTATATTAAGATGTAAATGCACGATAGTAATGTAAAACCAAGTCTGCTTCTATGATATCTGAGAAAAATAAACTGGGAAAAACTCGATTTTTTAGTATTTCAACAACTGGGTGTAAAAAAGACTTCCCAGTAATTGATTGAAAATATTCTGGTATTATATGTAAGCTTTCAAATTTATCATAAATGGTTTCAATATTTTTTTCTAGTCCACCATACATCCAATTTGTAGCATTATCTTTTATCAAAACATTACTTAAAAATTTATTTGCAAGATTATACCTATTAAATTTTAATAGAATAGCCATTGAACTTATTATAAGTTCATAAAAAAACAGTGCATAATTATCGTATTGCCCCAGTGTCCATGATGAATTATCTTTGTTAGTATTTGGTCTATAAAATTTTTCAATATTTCTAAAAAACTGAAAAAACTCATCGAAAGTTTCTATACTTTCATCATATATGGCTATGTTTTTTAATACATTTAATAAGCTATTTTTAACAGGAGTCATTGCAGTAAATGAATCAAGTGCAACCTTCCCAAAATCATGCTGACCATGATATTTCTCATTGATTTCTGCATTAATTAACTCGCTTTGTATTATTTCTATATAGTCTCTTACTTTTATAATCCTACTTTTATGATTCTTTTCAAGAGAAGTGATTAATTCTCGCTCTTTGATATTTATATTTGATATATTTTCTTTATCTTCAAAAATCCATAAAGGTGCAGTTCCAAGCTTAGGTTTTTGAAACTGAGGACGTTTATAAATTAATCTAAGCAGTTCTTCATACCGATACTCACAATTTTCATTCTCTGATAAATCAATGTAAATTCTGTTATTAAGATATATCGGTAGGTACGGTCTTCCACTATCGTCTTTTTCAATTACAATAGGAATAAACTTAGTTTGGTCAACTTTATTATACAAATCTGAACTAATAATCTGTGCTTCAGTCCCTACTCCACCTTTCCTCTCATCGGATTTTTGTTTGTATTCTCGATTAAGCATTATCAGTACATGATCGATACTACTATCTTGAATCATCTGTTCCATAAATGCATATTTATCCTGACCAGCAGAAAGATCCCACTTGTCAATAATCGTTTCAACACCATCAGACATTAATCTTTCAGCCAGTAATAATATTTTTGAAGTGTACTCATTATTTGTCCAAGCGTATGATATAAATACTTTCATATTTTATCTCCAGTGCGCGAAGCGTCAACCTAACATGGTTTTAAACCGCAACGCAGCTTGTCTGCGTTGTCGGCTTTGAAAACAGTGTTATGCTAATATTCTATATCATTTCTATATGCAATTTGTTCTACAATTGCATGAGGAAATACCTTTTCAAATTCTTGAATATTTTGTTTATTATCATCAAATTTAATAAAATCTGTAATATCAAGTTTTTGCGATTCTTTTTCATTTTCAATCAAAGCTACTCTTATTGCTCCTTCTGCAACAAGTTCATAAGAATTTGGATTAAAAATATTTATCCACAAATAATACTTCGGCCATGATACACCAGTAACTGTAGGCCCCCATCGCAGAAACTCACAGGTTATTATGTAATCTCTACCTTTTACATATTTTTTCATAATGCTCTTTTTAATTTCATTTATGTTTATCTCTCGATTAACCCCTTCTTTTTGTAATATAATTTCCATAGTTTTATTTGTTATATAAACTCTATGATTTATATCTTCTTGAACCCATTTATATAAATTATTGCTTCCTGTTTTTCTATATTTGTCAACAATTTCAATGGGAAATAATCCTTCCATATTTTCATCATCAAATCTGAATCTGTCCCATAATATACTTAAAGCCAAATCTCCAGTTGTTAATTCACAGTTCATTAATTCAAATACAAAATTTGTTTCTTGATTTGTAAGTGCCCACTTATAGTAATAATCGAGATTTATTCCTTTTGAATTGATTATATAATCATAATATTTATTCCCTGATTTTTGATTTGCATCATTAAATGATAAGTAGATTTTCTCTTTTCTTTTTGATGCAGAACTGATCATTTTTTCAAATAATAGTTCTCTATTCTGTTTGCAGTTGATAAATATAAGAGAAAAAATAATTACTATTAATAAATATTTTTTTTTCATTTTCTCTCCAACCACGCCACTAGCGTGTGAGCATAACATTCGCTTAACCTGCATTTGCGGCTTGTCCGCAATGTCAGGTTGAAGCGGGTGTTAGATTTTATTTTTAAAATATTTTCTATCACCTTTTACCTTCATAACAGATAAATATCAAATATTACCAATATATGCAACGAAAAGATGTATGAAACAGGTCTTGTTTTTTCATCATATTATTGTGGCAAATATTAAAATTCTAATTGTTATTAAACATTATCTCATATCCGATAAATTTTCTCTTTTTTTCTACAAAATTATAACGGTATTTAACTAAAATATACTCAAACTCTTTTAGTTTATGACTTTTTTGGTAATCAGTAAAATGTTTTAGCGTTTCTTGATCAACTTGACCATTTTTTATATCCCACTCACTTGGAGAATAGACAATATCAATCTCATATCCGTCTAAATTCCAAGAAGAATAATAGGATCCTTCAAAAATTATCCTGCCATTTTTCAAATTTCTTACAATAACGCCTCTTATTCCGGGTGCAGAACCTTCATCACTAATACAATATCTGTAATCTTCTGTAAACTCATCAGAGGACCATTTATCGATAGAATAATAAGATACATGCCTAATTTCATTAAATTCGGGAATCCATCTATAAACTCCTGGAACATCATAGTACATAAACTCAGCATTAGGATAATCATTCCATACAAAAGTATATCTATTTTTTTTCCTTTCTACAGGAACTTTAACTGTTCTAGTTCTACCATTTTTTTCAATTAATAATTCTAAAGAGGAAACTTGATTATTTAATATTTCATTGGATTTTTTTAGACGTATTATAGATGGAGTAATATCTTTATCTTTTACATATTTACTAAAAACCCATTTACCTAATGAGTAAAGCTCCTTAGCCTTAAAATCAAGAATTTCAATTCTAAACCAATACCCTGAATATCCGTCAATTTTTTCATTCACTTTTGATATGCCTGTAATACGAATTTTATGACCTTCATTTAATGTTACTATTACATTAGCTTCAAGAGAAGGAGCCTCTCTTACGTTAACATTATTCTCTTTTATTTCCGTAATAAAATGAACTCCATAATATTTGCTTGTTCGTATTTCTTCTGAATATAATGTTACTGCACTAATTATTAGAACCAATACACAAACCATTGAAACTACTTTTTTCTGTTTCATTTCGACCTTCCTTTCGCAATGCTCTCTTCATTGCAATTATTTTTTTTCGGTCGGAAGGCTGTTTTGATTGGTTCCGTTACCCGCCTGCCGTTAGGCAGGTCAATCTAACATTCGCTTAACCTGCATTTGCGGCTTGTCCGCAATGTCAGCGTTGAAGCGGGTGTTAGATGCTTTTATTTATACTTTATTAACTTTTAAGATTGAATTTATCATATCATCATTTTTATACTGCTCGCTCAATTCTTACATAATCCATTCAAAAAGATGCGAAATGACATCTTTATAATTCCAATCATCGTAATTACTGACAAATTGTTCGCTTTTGTAACCACTTATAAAATCAGCAATATCTATTTCCATTTTATTGATTTCTGTTTTCTCCTTTCAAAAGAAGCATTTTACTTTTCAAAGAAAGTCTAAATTCAACCGATTCTTTGTTCTAGCCCTAAAGTTATACATTTCAATTTTTTCAACAAGCTCAACTTGCTAAAAAAATCTTCCTTTTCTATTCTTCTATATCAAGTCTCTCAATTTTAAAAATTACAGGACGAGTTCCATCAGAACAACAAGCAATCATTGTATTTTCTTCTTTCATCCAGCCTCGCATAATTGAACCGCCTTGTAAACCTGTATAGATATAACGACTAATTGCATCCCATGCTTCTGAACAATGAGGTATTTTTGGTCCGCCCGCAACAGTATTAGGCTCCGCTATTGTTTTTACAAGAGTATTTATTCCTCCATGCCAAAAATGATCATTTTTTTCATCCCTTTCAAAAATAAATTCATCTCCAACATTATAACAAGGACAGACACCAGAATTTTGATCTGCACAATACTGTTTTTGTAACTCAGGATATAATTTTTTATCTATTACGGTTAATTTTACTTTGTATTTCATTTAGTTTTCCCCCTATATTTCTAAAAATAGCGGCTCAGTGAGCCGACCATCTAACATCCGCTTGACCTGCATTTGCGGCTCGTCCGCAATGTCAGGTTGAAGCGGGTGTTAGATGATTTTTTTTATGTATTTTTATTCTTTTTCCATGTTATATAATCTTTTTTTATCTTCATATCTTTTAGTTTTTTCCACGCTTCCAAAGCATCTTCTCTTGTTGCATTTTTTTCATTTGCCAGATAATCACTTATAAAGTTATTAAATTTACAGGACGGGATTTGCGGAAGTTTTCCTTCAGTTTTATTTAAACGAATATATTCACAAATGACATCATTATACGTTATTTTTTCGCCATGAGAAAGTTTATTTTCTATCCAGCGATTAAGCCAATATTTTGCTCCTGATTTTATTTTCAGACCAGGTGCTCGTTTATCCATTTCAGTATTTATAAATTTCCATGTTTCTTTTGTGTTTCTAAAATTGTCAACAAAACTATTTAAATCCAATATATCTACATTACAACTTTTAATCTTACTGCTATTTTTTTTACTCACAATTCCTGTTTGCAAAAATTGAGAAATCATTTCTTCAAGCTGCTCCTTTCGAATTTTTGAATCAAATGGAATTTTTTGCGATTTTGCCAACTCTTTAAGCTCACTCATATACCAATATTTATTCTCAAATTCTTTTATTGTCATAATCTGAAGCCCCTGATTATTTTTAGCACTGTTAGACAATGTTTTTTCATTACTTCAAAACATCTATCATATTTCCTAGCTAATTTTCATTTTATATTTCATCGTTTTTTATAAAAAAATATGAATCAGCATCATCTAATAATAATTTTTTAGATATACTGAAAACTAAATATTTTACATTATTAGCTAATAAGAAATTTGTTCTTGTTAAACCATTGCACAGTGTAGGTATGATATCGTTATTATTTTCTATTTTAATATCAATATTTACAACAGGAACAGGGTTATTCTCTCCATGAGCAAATCCTTCCTTCGCATCTTGATATTTACAATCATCTTTCTTATCTTTAATATTTGCTACTATTTTTTGTATTTTAAAATTAGTTTTTTTCCACTGTCTGTCGAAATAAGTAGCTTCAATAATTATAAATAATTTTTCACATGAACTCATATAATATTTTTTATTTCCAATAAGTTCAAAAATAATACGGCCATTTGCATTTCTATAAATATTTAAACCATCTATTTTTTTCATATTTTATTCGCACCGATAGGTGTCCATCTAACTTCCGCTTAACCTGCATTTGCGGCTTGTCCGTAATGTCAGGTTGAAGCGGGTGTTAGACACTATTATTTTATTTATATCGCTTATATTAACAATTACACTTTTATTATTGCCTTATTTTGCTTTTTCTTAAATATTCATAAATAAAAAGCTTTAAATTTTACATAAGGCTTTATCATCTGCCATTACATTTCTTTTATAATAATTCATATATTTTAACTATAATTCTATATTATTTACAAAACCGATCTTTTATCAAAAATATTTATCTTAAAATTATAAAATCTTATTCTTAATAATAAGACTTTATTTTTAACACCTATACAGCTTTTGATTATTAAATCTAAAAATTAGAAATTTTACTATAAAACTAAAATTTTATATAAATTAACTACGTTATATTATAAATACCAGACAATCCAAAGGACTTATATTTCGTCGATTTCCTTAATAAATTTAAAATCCTTAGATAAAACTTTTGCATCCTCTCACTCAAATACTCATTATAATAAAATATAAATTTAGTAAAAACTAAGCTATTTATTTAGATTTTATAATTTAATTTATAAAATAAATTTTGTTGCTTAATAGTTATAATTCATTATTACAAAGATATTGTCAGTTTTGGAGAGCTTGCTAGTTGATTTTTTATAACAACGACCTATCTATTACACCATTCTTTATCAAGTTTTTTTTATTCCTTGACTTTAAATTTGAAATTAAAATAATTACTTGACCGTCTTCACAATTAAATGGGAGCAATTCATTCTCTTTTATATAACTAAATTTCCATTTTTTACACCATATTTTTAAGTCTTCCTCTATTTTATTATCAAAATCATATAATTCCATCTCTATAACAAGAAAACCATCCTTATTTCTCCATACAGCTCCATGATCGAAACATTTTGGTAAATATTCCATTTTCATAAATGCTATAGAGGAAAACGCTTTTTCTTCACTAGTTATTTTTTGTTTGATTTTATATTTTTCTTTAAACTTTAACAATCTATCACTTTCATTTTGTCTAGTTAACATAATAACCCTCTCTGATTTTTCTTTTCCTCATGCACCGAAGGTGTCTGTCTAACATCCGCTTAACCTGCATTTGCGGCTTGTCCGCAATGTCAGGTTGAAGCGGGTGTTAGATGAAAATATTTATCTTTTTTACATTTTTTATTATCTTAATACAAAAAAATATTCACATAACACATAGCGCAATGGTAAGCACATTTCCTTTGATTTCTCCAATATTTTGAAACATATTATTTTTGTACTGATAGACGGAAATGTTAACCTAAAAATAAAGCTCTATATTTTTCATTAATTCATCAAGACACATATCTACATCTTCATTTGTTATGATTTTTCCCTCAGGTAATTTTCCCCAAGTATTATCAAACGATTTTTTTATAATTTCAGAAATGAAAGAATTATTTTTTCTTTTCATAGCGATTTGCATAACATGACTCATTTTATCATTTAAAATTTGAAAATTAGGATTTGACTTTGGATATTCATGAGAGAATATATAATTAAAATCTGGTATGTAATTTACTTTTTTCTGAATTTCTTTTGTCAATAAAACATCATAAACATAAAGTTTTATAAACGCATTTCCATTATAATTTTTTGAAAGTTTTACAATAAATTGAATTGTTCCATATAATTCTATAATTGCATATACTTTTTTTTCTTCTGGACTAGCGTTTAAAAATATACTATGAGTAACTTCATTCTCTCCTAGATCAAAAAGACTCTCTTCTAATATTATTGGCTCAACTTTGTCTGTCGAATTTTTCCGAAGATCTTCAATTGCTTCAGATACTGTTACTACATCACGTGTAATTTCAACAAAAAAATTAATAGCCATTTTTAGTATGGCAGGCATTGAGTCTCTTCCGCCAAGTGTTAACGTAATACCCAAAGGTTCTGATAATCTTTCTTTTATATGTTTAGCTTTTTTTAAACACTCATCAATATTGATTGCAGGGTATTTCTTTTTTAACCCTACTAAAATCTTTTTTAATTCGTCAAGATTCCTTGCTTGAATATGGATTTCTTCTCCATTCTCTATTTCCTTTCTCTCAATTGTTGGTTTATTTACTATAGGTTTGCCATCTGGAGTAACTCTGTATTCCTCTCCAGTGGATTCTCTTACCATTATAACATCTTGAACTTTTCCTCGTTCTCTTTTTATGTCTAAAATATTAGCAAAAAACTCAAATTGCTTTGATAACTTCGCGTCAAATGAATCACCAAATTTTGAGTTACACTCTTTACAGATTAGATTTGATGATTTTAATCTTCCGCCCATAGAATTTAAAATAATATGTTCAATTGTTATATTTTGTTCTGTAATTTCATTCTTGCATAAATAACATGTACTCATTTTTTACCTTTCCTTTGCGCGAAGCGTCCATCTAACTACCGCTTAACCTGCAACAAGGCTTGTCCTTGTTGTCAGCGTTGAAGCGGGTGTTAGAACTTAGCTTTATTAAGCCTTATTTTAAAATTAAAAATTTTGATTACACAACATACCATAAATAAAAATCTTATTTCAACTCAATTACGATAAAATTAAACAGCATTGTATGTAATAAATAGTTTATTTACCGCTAATTTTTTCTGAATACGAATCTAAATCAGTCGCAAGAGCAGCATCAATTTGCTTTGAACTTATAATTCCCGTTTGTAAAAACTCCTGCCAACATGCTACCGTTAATTTAGCTATCGTATCTGTTACATCAAATTCAGCAAGCGGAAAAGCAACTGTCCAAAAGAAATCTTGACCATGTAAAGTTAAACCCGGTTTCATTATTTCTACCTCTTGCCCAAATGGAACACCTAACATAGAGCATAAACGAGGTTCCATAGATGCTATTTCATCTGAAATACTTGATTTAGCCATAATGATATTTTGCCATGTATTTGTCAAAGGACTTTCACTCCAAGAACTTGGATCAAATGCAGTCCATACACCGCCATCGTAATACTCTACGATACGATGCATTTCTAGGCGGTAAGAGTTTGTCGGAATTGTTGCTATCATACGACAAGGAATTTTTTGTGCCCGCATAAATGCTGCCGCAAGATTTGCATTTGAAGTGCAAATATAATTCATTCCACTTTTCAAAATTCCCAAAGCATCAAGACTCATAGGTGGTGCAACATTTTCCATATTTGCAATAAAGTTTCTTATATTTAGGCAGTATTGTTTTAGTTCATCATCTTCGTTTGTAGTACATAATTCAGTTGCCAAATCAGTAATTTGCTTAGAATCAGATTGTACACATGGTGATGCAACAGTAAATAGTTCAGGGTCTATATCATTCTCTTTTATTGCCATTGGAGTAATTAAAACAACTGCAGACCAATCAATAGTGAGTTCGGTATTCTGGTCAGCATTAAATACTAAGCTTAAAAAAGCATTTCCGTCTTCTCTCACTTGCAATCGGCTTGATGATAAAGCCGATTCAGGTTTGACACTTAAACTATAAAAAATGGGAACTTGCTTGTCCACAAGTTGCGGTATCGGTAGCAACACATCATAGCTACCTTTTTGGTGAGCAATTAAATTTACACCACCGAGCACACCAACAAGACCATTTCCCTTCATTGCACGTTTAGGATAGACAGTATGAATTCTTTTGAGTTCTTCATAAACATTTGATGTTACCGGTTTTAGTTCTACGGCTACTTTTTTAAAACTATCTTTTGTTTCATATTTTATAACTTGTTTACCTTGTTGCCTCTTACAACTTACCATTTGAAACAGCAACAGAGTAATCAAACAATACAACAATATAATTTGATATTTTAACTTCATACTCCTCTCCTTCAAATCTATTCTATATTTTTTAAGAAATAAAGCAAGTATTTCATGCAAAGATATTTTTATTTTCTATGGTTTCCCTTTGCGCGTGAGCGTCATTCTAACATTCGCTTAACCTGCATTGCCGCAAAGGCAATGTCAGGTTGAAGCGGGTGTTAGTTTGCTGATTTTCTATAATCTTTACGGATAAACGGCTCTTGTTTCTCTTCCGATAATAAAATCTCATATTTTGTCGGCTGCCGGTATGCGTTACCATGAACTTCTCTACTTCTATACTTTCTTAATTCCTCTATATTAAAAGTTGCGATATATATTCCTTCTTCCTCTCCGGCTTCTATTATTAATGTATCTCGTGAATATGGTTCATCAATTTTATAGGCAATACCGTCAAATGCTGTAGAATGACCATTACAATCGGGTTTTCCTTTTGGATAATTAACAGTTGCAATGCCAACCATATTTTCAAATGCTCTTGCTCTTAATTGTGAAATCCTATTAATTTCCATTGGACATGCATTCGGTACAAGTAGTATTTCTGCACCTTTGAGCATGAGTATTCGTGCACTCTCAGGAAATTCTCTATCATAACAAATCATTGAACCTATTTTTACACAACCGCGCTCTGTGTCTAATTCAGATACATAAAAATCATTACCGGGCATTAAATTTTTTTCATCTCCAAAAATACATGTATGTACTTTTGCATAGGTATATAGTTCTTTTCCAAATCTATCAAACAGACATATACTGTTTCTTGGTAATGGCTCATACTTTTCAAGAAATGTTATACCGATAGCCATTTGCAATTCTTTTGCTAAATCCGAGAATGAATGTATAAATGCATCATTTTTACTAATTGCTTTACTCTTTAATTCATTGACAGATTTAGGGATTTCGTAACCAATACTCCACATTTCAGGAAATAATGCTATATCTGCCCCCATATTTTTTGCCTTGCGACAAGCAGCTATACCGATATACATATTTTCAACAAGAGAGTTCCCCGGCGTTAATTGTAGTAAAGCTATGATAATTTTGCTCAATTGCGTATTCCTTATTGTATTAAATCTTGTCAAACTAACTACCGCTTAACCTGCATTTGCGGCTCGTCCGCAATGTCAGGTTGAAGCGGGTGTTAGGTTGTATTTATTTTATTTTCAACATTACATCTTCAGCATTTTTATTAAATTCTTGTTGCAATTCTTCCTCTGTATTACATTTTGCTAAAATTTCTTTATCCAATTCAAAATAATCCCAATTATCTCCTGAGATATATTTAGCAATAGAATAATATTTTTCAGCATGCGGAGATAAACCTATAAATAAGTCATACTCCGGTGCTCCTTTTTTCTTAAAATAACATCCAATACCATATTTACTATCGAGTTTTCCTTTATATTCATATTTTGTCACATTTGCATCAAGAAATTTTCTGCAAATCTCCAATAATTTTTCTTTCATTTCATAAACGGCAATAATTGTATCGGGAGAATATAACATAGCTACCTCATGCGGTGTAAATAATAAAGTATGAATGTCTTCACACATATA of the Treponema denticola ATCC 35405 genome contains:
- a CDS encoding SAP domain-containing protein, yielding MTIKEFENKYWYMSELKELAKSQKIPFDSKIRKEQLEEMISQFLQTGIVSKKNSSKIKSCNVDILDLNSFVDNFRNTKETWKFINTEMDKRAPGLKIKSGAKYWLNRWIENKLSHGEKITYNDVICEYIRLNKTEGKLPQIPSCKFNNFISDYLANEKNATREDALEAWKKLKDMKIKKDYITWKKNKNT
- a CDS encoding SH3 domain-containing protein; this encodes MKQKKVVSMVCVLVLIISAVTLYSEEIRTSKYYGVHFITEIKENNVNVREAPSLEANVIVTLNEGHKIRITGISKVNEKIDGYSGYWFRIEILDFKAKELYSLGKWVFSKYVKDKDITPSIIRLKKSNEILNNQVSSLELLIEKNGRTRTVKVPVERKKNRYTFVWNDYPNAEFMYYDVPGVYRWIPEFNEIRHVSYYSIDKWSSDEFTEDYRYCISDEGSAPGIRGVIVRNLKNGRIIFEGSYYSSWNLDGYEIDIVYSPSEWDIKNGQVDQETLKHFTDYQKSHKLKEFEYILVKYRYNFVEKKRKFIGYEIMFNNN
- a CDS encoding TIGR04076 family protein; the protein is MKYKVKLTVIDKKLYPELQKQYCADQNSGVCPCYNVGDEFIFERDEKNDHFWHGGINTLVKTIAEPNTVAGGPKIPHCSEAWDAISRYIYTGLQGGSIMRGWMKEENTMIACCSDGTRPVIFKIERLDIEE
- a CDS encoding SEFIR domain-containing protein, which translates into the protein MKVFISYAWTNNEYTSKILLLAERLMSDGVETIIDKWDLSAGQDKYAFMEQMIQDSSIDHVLIMLNREYKQKSDERKGGVGTEAQIISSDLYNKVDQTKFIPIVIEKDDSGRPYLPIYLNNRIYIDLSENENCEYRYEELLRLIYKRPQFQKPKLGTAPLWIFEDKENISNINIKERELITSLEKNHKSRIIKVRDYIEIIQSELINAEINEKYHGQHDFGKVALDSFTAMTPVKNSLLNVLKNIAIYDESIETFDEFFQFFRNIEKFYRPNTNKDNSSWTLGQYDNYALFFYELIISSMAILLKFNRYNLANKFLSNVLIKDNATNWMYGGLEKNIETIYDKFESLHIIPEYFQSITGKSFLHPVVEILKNRVFPSLFFSDIIEADLVLHYYRAFTS
- a CDS encoding HNH endonuclease; translated protein: MSTCYLCKNEITEQNITIEHIILNSMGGRLKSSNLICKECNSKFGDSFDAKLSKQFEFFANILDIKRERGKVQDVIMVRESTGEEYRVTPDGKPIVNKPTIERKEIENGEEIHIQARNLDELKKILVGLKKKYPAINIDECLKKAKHIKERLSEPLGITLTLGGRDSMPAILKMAINFFVEITRDVVTVSEAIEDLRKNSTDKVEPIILEESLFDLGENEVTHSIFLNASPEEKKVYAIIELYGTIQFIVKLSKNYNGNAFIKLYVYDVLLTKEIQKKVNYIPDFNYIFSHEYPKSNPNFQILNDKMSHVMQIAMKRKNNSFISEIIKKSFDNTWGKLPEGKIITNEDVDMCLDELMKNIELYF
- a CDS encoding plasmid fertility inhibition factor family protein encodes the protein MKKIDGLNIYRNANGRIIFELIGNKKYYMSSCEKLFIIIEATYFDRQWKKTNFKIQKIVANIKDKKDDCKYQDAKEGFAHGENNPVPVVNIDIKIENNNDIIPTLCNGLTRTNFLLANNVKYLVFSISKKLLLDDADSYFFIKNDEI
- a CDS encoding transglutaminase-like domain-containing protein, whose protein sequence is MKLKYQIILLYCLITLLLFQMVSCKRQQGKQVIKYETKDSFKKVAVELKPVTSNVYEELKRIHTVYPKRAMKGNGLVGVLGGVNLIAHQKGSYDVLLPIPQLVDKQVPIFYSLSVKPESALSSSRLQVREDGNAFLSLVFNADQNTELTIDWSAVVLITPMAIKENDIDPELFTVASPCVQSDSKQITDLATELCTTNEDDELKQYCLNIRNFIANMENVAPPMSLDALGILKSGMNYICTSNANLAAAFMRAQKIPCRMIATIPTNSYRLEMHRIVEYYDGGVWTAFDPSSWSESPLTNTWQNIIMAKSSISDEIASMEPRLCSMLGVPFGQEVEIMKPGLTLHGQDFFWTVAFPLAEFDVTDTIAKLTVACWQEFLQTGIISSKQIDAALATDLDSYSEKISGK
- a CDS encoding carbon-nitrogen hydrolase family protein, whose protein sequence is MSKIIIALLQLTPGNSLVENMYIGIAACRKAKNMGADIALFPEMWSIGYEIPKSVNELKSKAISKNDAFIHSFSDLAKELQMAIGITFLEKYEPLPRNSICLFDRFGKELYTYAKVHTCIFGDEKNLMPGNDFYVSELDTERGCVKIGSMICYDREFPESARILMLKGAEILLVPNACPMEINRISQLRARAFENMVGIATVNYPKGKPDCNGHSTAFDGIAYKIDEPYSRDTLIIEAGEEEGIYIATFNIEELRKYRSREVHGNAYRQPTKYEILLSEEKQEPFIRKDYRKSAN